One window of Candidatus Micrarchaeota archaeon genomic DNA carries:
- a CDS encoding NAD-binding protein, which translates to MVNLKRTQYTLILIVAVLFLASLALSVAAGVGLWTAIIENSLDSLQVSFYLVNFSEASNPLFFISKLLDATIFPLLTVLLASWFFDFINNFNLRERIISSRINNLRGHVIIVPYNSFSKVLSEDLKKQGIKSVTIAQNQKELRQLYRENGLAINGDLRSAEVFRLAGIDRARCVIACSKDDMQNALVSITAKTAHKDIDVIVRANKEDNADRLEKAGAYKTVLAEETAGTEIGNEIVKRLVSKKSVKGI; encoded by the coding sequence ATGGTGAACCTTAAGAGAACCCAATACACCCTGATCCTCATAGTCGCGGTACTATTTCTTGCATCTCTGGCATTATCAGTAGCTGCGGGAGTAGGCCTGTGGACGGCAATCATAGAAAATTCGCTGGATTCGCTGCAGGTGAGCTTTTACCTTGTCAACTTCAGCGAGGCCTCCAACCCGCTCTTCTTCATTTCAAAGCTGCTTGATGCAACGATATTCCCGCTCCTTACCGTTCTACTTGCCTCATGGTTCTTCGATTTCATAAACAATTTCAACCTCAGGGAGCGCATCATATCTTCAAGGATTAACAATCTGCGCGGACACGTAATCATAGTCCCGTACAACAGCTTCTCGAAGGTGCTTTCGGAAGATCTCAAGAAGCAGGGCATAAAGTCCGTGACAATAGCGCAAAACCAGAAGGAGCTCAGGCAGCTTTACAGGGAAAACGGCCTGGCTATAAATGGGGACCTGAGGTCTGCGGAGGTGTTCAGGCTTGCGGGAATAGATAGGGCGCGGTGCGTGATCGCATGCAGCAAGGACGACATGCAGAATGCCCTCGTCTCAATAACAGCGAAAACGGCCCATAAGGACATAGACGTCATAGTAAGAGCCAACAAGGAGGACAATGCTGACAGGCTTGAGAAGGCTGGGGCATACAAGACGGTCCTGGCCGAAGAAACAGCAGGCACAGAGATAGGCAACGAGATAGTCAAGAGGCTTGTTTCAAAAAAGAGCGTAAAGGGCATTTAA
- a CDS encoding NAD-binding protein — protein MTGSNPNPSESIATRVIVILVVATILFMLFSVVILDLISHNIYAAGYYTLSALFDANGEGSWVPITAALAANNYGYLFYSFVIVSILDGLAKVVIIGFLIAAFINLLSNIDLKSKLETITAKHLRGHIIVCGYSMLAERLCNDLGAGRMHFVIIEKNQEKVNLLRDIGFNVIEGDFTERKVLENASLKNAKAIIFATESDFTNLLGIVTAHNANPKIKIISNARDEMNVRKMQRGGADLCLVPEIVAGVELGERISKV, from the coding sequence ATGACCGGCTCAAATCCAAACCCTTCGGAAAGCATTGCCACAAGGGTGATAGTAATCCTGGTAGTAGCCACTATCCTTTTCATGCTGTTCTCTGTTGTGATCCTAGACCTTATATCGCACAATATCTATGCCGCGGGTTACTATACGCTCTCCGCTCTGTTCGATGCTAACGGCGAAGGCTCGTGGGTGCCCATTACCGCAGCGCTGGCTGCAAACAACTACGGCTACCTTTTCTACAGTTTCGTCATAGTATCGATACTAGACGGCCTGGCCAAGGTGGTCATAATAGGTTTCCTTATAGCTGCATTCATAAACCTTCTTTCAAACATAGACCTCAAGTCAAAACTTGAGACAATAACCGCAAAGCACCTGAGGGGGCACATAATAGTATGCGGATATTCAATGCTTGCCGAAAGGCTCTGCAACGACCTCGGCGCGGGCAGGATGCATTTTGTCATAATAGAAAAAAACCAGGAAAAGGTAAATCTTCTTCGCGACATTGGCTTCAATGTCATTGAGGGGGATTTCACTGAAAGGAAGGTACTTGAAAATGCATCGCTGAAGAACGCAAAGGCAATAATATTTGCGACAGAAAGCGATTTCACGAACCTCTTGGGGATAGTTACCGCGCACAATGCAAATCCTAAGATAAAGATAATATCCAATGCCAGGGACGAGATGAACGTAAGGAAGATGCAGCGCGGCGGTGCGGACCTATGCCTAGTGCCCGAGATTGTTGCAGGGGTTGAACTGGGCGAGAGGATATCGAAGGTGTGA
- a CDS encoding NUDIX hydrolase: MVNKWKVLEHKKVYSSPFVNVYIDKVRLPNGKVIDDYSVIEKPSYVILVATDHSGKVVTIKEYKHGAKEIQLTLPAGLKENNESPIQAAKRELRQETGYVGGKFKYVGKINEYASKDTHNVYIVKVTGLKLRGKQDLKIGEEIEVKPLTVPELKMQIRKKMWKNGSALAALAFSGLLLRTE; encoded by the coding sequence ATGGTAAATAAATGGAAAGTGCTAGAACATAAAAAGGTGTATAGTTCACCGTTCGTTAATGTATATATTGATAAAGTAAGGTTACCTAATGGGAAGGTTATAGACGATTATAGCGTTATAGAAAAACCAAGTTATGTGATACTTGTTGCAACAGATCACAGTGGTAAGGTTGTTACAATAAAGGAGTACAAACACGGTGCAAAAGAGATACAATTGACACTCCCTGCAGGATTAAAAGAAAATAATGAATCTCCAATCCAGGCAGCTAAGAGAGAATTAAGGCAGGAAACGGGCTATGTTGGTGGTAAATTTAAATATGTGGGTAAAATCAACGAATATGCATCTAAAGACACACATAATGTATATATTGTAAAGGTTACAGGGTTGAAGTTAAGAGGAAAACAAGATTTAAAAATCGGTGAAGAAATAGAAGTAAAACCTCTCACAGTTCCGGAATTAAAAATGCAAATTCGTAAGAAGATGTGGAAAAATGGCAGCGCACTTGCAGCTTTAGCATTTTCAGGTTTGTTGTTGAGAACAGAATAA
- a CDS encoding NAD-binding protein, whose translation MANKMGLEGHVIVCGYGVVGQKIVDVLLEYNMSFVVIENDQKKIQMLRELGYNVIEGDATYSRTLKSAGIENAKAIAVALDDDAKNLFTVLAAHDLNKRLFIAARANDEFVREKLVEVGADYIVMPQRTASSEILKEIKKLKS comes from the coding sequence ATGGCTAATAAGATGGGATTGGAGGGCCATGTCATAGTTTGCGGATATGGGGTTGTAGGCCAGAAGATAGTGGATGTGCTCCTTGAATACAACATGAGTTTCGTAGTGATAGAGAATGACCAGAAGAAGATACAGATGCTCAGGGAGCTCGGCTATAACGTGATAGAGGGCGATGCTACGTATTCAAGGACGCTCAAGAGCGCAGGCATAGAAAATGCCAAGGCGATAGCGGTTGCGCTCGACGATGACGCGAAAAACCTGTTCACCGTCCTTGCCGCGCACGATCTGAATAAGAGGCTCTTCATAGCCGCTAGGGCTAACGATGAATTCGTCAGGGAGAAGCTTGTAGAGGTTGGCGCGGACTACATAGTAATGCCGCAGAGAACAGCAAGCAGCGAGATATTGAAGGAGATAAAGAAGCTAAAGTCCTGA
- a CDS encoding site-2 protease family protein, whose product MAVGRSVTSLEEIRDIIIADVVLITAFSLTRIGGIPGFQGNQGALGQFLYYLPIAAIGVTLSFILHELMHKFLAMRYGAAAEFRTSLSGLAVTIVTGAFGFLLGIPGATYIYTNSFTDKENGLVSIAGPLTNLAVFVVFLGIALVFSPPTNSFLYSVTSFTIFISILLAFFNMLPIYPLDGSKVLHWSKPIYAVSMLAIFALMVLFTGIGIFDIIIFVVVALVFSLFYRFVL is encoded by the coding sequence ATGGCAGTCGGGCGTAGCGTTACGTCATTGGAGGAAATAAGGGACATAATAATAGCCGATGTAGTGCTTATCACGGCGTTTTCGCTCACCAGGATTGGTGGAATACCCGGTTTCCAGGGAAACCAGGGCGCCCTGGGGCAGTTCCTTTATTACCTCCCAATAGCCGCAATAGGCGTCACCCTGAGCTTCATACTTCACGAGCTCATGCACAAGTTCCTTGCAATGAGATACGGCGCAGCTGCGGAATTCAGGACCTCGCTGTCCGGCCTTGCGGTAACAATCGTAACCGGGGCGTTTGGATTCCTGCTCGGCATACCTGGCGCAACATACATATACACCAACTCTTTTACCGACAAGGAGAACGGCCTTGTATCCATTGCCGGCCCGCTTACTAACCTTGCGGTATTCGTGGTCTTTCTTGGCATAGCGCTGGTATTCTCCCCCCCTACGAATTCCTTCCTTTATTCAGTTACATCATTCACGATATTCATAAGCATACTCCTTGCGTTCTTCAACATGCTGCCGATATACCCGCTTGACGGAAGCAAGGTGCTCCACTGGAGCAAGCCGATATATGCGGTCTCGATGCTTGCCATTTTCGCGCTGATGGTGCTTTTCACGGGCATAGGCATATTCGACATAATAATATTCGTTGTCGTGGCGCTGGTGTTCTCCCTGTTTTACAGGTTCGTGCTCTGA
- a CDS encoding nucleotidyltransferase family protein — translation MTEKTKNNSNEKETEAKNNNKYGAILLCGGRGTRLRELTHDEIPKSLVKVEGKELIGYSIDDMLYSKMVDKLVFAVGYKSEQIINYVNNLKLDTKVEFSYQSKPGVLCAVKEAAAHIEGSKVIFCNSDEIRVNLHLDEAILYHETSSYVATMVATYTDALHEKGVLELDDKNVVLKLRLRDSVYASKPEETGLVNAGIVIMNKSAIDYFDPSYEKDWMGIIEPLIRTSNLRAYIDSNIKFLHGNTREQVSEAKEYIGKLQRNKK, via the coding sequence ATGACTGAAAAGACGAAAAACAATTCTAATGAAAAAGAAACAGAAGCTAAAAATAATAATAAATACGGTGCTATTCTTCTGTGTGGCGGTAGGGGTACTAGACTTAGAGAATTAACACACGATGAAATACCCAAATCTTTGGTTAAAGTTGAAGGTAAGGAACTTATTGGATACAGTATAGATGACATGTTGTACTCTAAAATGGTCGACAAATTAGTATTTGCTGTTGGCTATAAATCAGAACAAATTATCAACTATGTTAATAATCTGAAACTAGATACCAAGGTAGAGTTTTCATATCAAAGTAAACCAGGAGTTTTATGCGCTGTGAAAGAAGCAGCAGCACATATAGAGGGAAGCAAAGTGATTTTCTGTAATAGCGATGAAATTAGAGTAAACTTACATTTAGACGAAGCTATCCTTTATCACGAAACTTCTAGTTATGTTGCTACCATGGTAGCTACCTATACTGATGCTTTACATGAAAAGGGCGTATTAGAATTAGATGATAAAAATGTTGTATTAAAACTCAGACTAAGAGATTCTGTTTATGCCTCTAAACCTGAAGAGACCGGTTTAGTAAATGCAGGTATTGTTATAATGAACAAATCTGCTATAGACTATTTTGATCCAAGTTATGAAAAAGATTGGATGGGTATTATCGAACCTTTGATTAGAACTAGCAATTTAAGGGCGTATATAGATTCAAATATAAAATTCCTTCATGGAAATACACGAGAACAAGTTTCAGAAGCCAAAGAATATATAGGAAAATTGCAAAGAAATAAAAAATAA